One window from the genome of Drosophila albomicans strain 15112-1751.03 chromosome 2L, ASM965048v2, whole genome shotgun sequence encodes:
- the LOC117564673 gene encoding chorion transcription factor Cf2 isoform X3 → MLKSSLNTQELRLPRPEEHQQHQHQHLQQQEQPTHQVAAVIAHNTTSNNSTAATERTTAAAPATATGTGTAAAASSLNMDTLKTAFLPNLSMDQNVISHYCPMCHQQFERAQHAADHMQLCHGISLQTHETITTLEQQQQQHQQQQQQQLKSLSYPCANCDDKFGSALEVDEHHRLTHQATAFLARCMVCSIYGVNSITQNPNEYKCTHCGAVCTAAMLAAGQQTFMEHQEAPVTPDDLPAIAPRDMRLTPEEQQHQQQQQLQQEQQLQQQQQQQQEQHHHQQLEQQQQQEQQQRQRELQEQQHQDDLSNPGTQKVPPLTVKLLKNGNGATVTHPQFPLTQVIIKEEPLSLSDSGDVVNAVPVYAIQANPVGQQQPGAAAGATSSVLVSTQTVPADLAHKIRHKCPDCPKTFKTPGTLAMHRKIHTGEADATPKERPYTCSYCGKSFTQSNTLKQHTRIHTGEKPFHCGYCEKSFSVKDYLTKHIRTHTGEKPYTCPYCDKRFTQRSALTVHTTKLHPL, encoded by the exons ATGTTAAAGTCTAGCCTCAATACACAGGAACTGCGTCTGCCACGTCCCGAGgaacaccaacaacaccaacaccaacacctacagcagcaggagcaaccGACGCATCAAGTGGCCGCTGTGAtagcacacaacacaacaagtAACAATTCAACAGCTGCAACTgaaagaacaacagcagcagcacccgcaacagcaactggaacaggaacagctgcagcagccagcagcctcAACATGGATACGCTTAAGACAGCTTTTCTGCCTAATCTCAGCATGGATCAGAACGTGATCAGTCATTACTGCCCCATGTGCCATCAGCAGTTCGAGAGAGCCCAACATGCCGCTGATCATATGCAGCTCTGTCACGGCATCTCGTTGCAAACGCACGAAACAATCACAACactggagcaacagcagcaacagcatcaacagcagcagcagcaacaattgaaGTCACTTAGCTATCCGTGTGCCAACTGTGATGACAAGTTTGGGAGCGCACTGGAGGTGGATGAACACCATCGATTGACGCACCAGGCAACGGCATTTTTGGCCCGTTGTATGGTCTGTAGCATTTATGGCGTCAATTCGATAACGCAGAATCCCAACGAATACAAATGCACGCATTGCGGCGCTGTTTGTACGGCAGCGATGTTGGCTGCTGGCCAGCAAACGTTTATGGAGCACCAGGAGGCGCCGGTGACACCAGATGATCTGCCAGCCATAGCGCCGCGTGATATGAGACTGACGCCCGAAgagcagcaacaccagcagcagcaacagttgcagcaggagcaacagttgcagcagcagcaacaacagcaacaggaacaacacCATCACCAGCaactcgagcagcagcagcaacaggagcaacaacaacgacaaaggGAActgcaagagcagcagcatcaagaCGATCTAAGTAATCCGGGCACGCAAAAAGTGCCGCCACTGACGGTGAAGCTGCTAAAGAATGGCAATGGTGCGACAGTAACACATCCACAG tTTCCCCTCACGCAGGTGATCATCAAGGAGGAGCCGCTCAGTTTGAGCGATAGTGGCGATGTGGTCAATGCGGTGCCTGTCTATGCCATCCAAGCGAATCCAGtgggacaacaacagccaggCGCAGCAGCGGGTGCGACGAGCAGTGTGCTGGTTAGCACACAGACGGTGCCAGCGGATTTGGCGCACAAGATACGACACAAATGCCCCGATTGCCCCAAAACGTTCAAGACACCCGGCACGCTGGCCATGCACCGCAAGATTCACACGGGCGAAGCAGa CGCCACGCCCAAAGAACGCCCCTACACGTGCTCCTACTGCGGCAAGTCCTTCACTCAATCGAATACACTAAAACAGCACACTCGCATTCATACAG GTGAAAAGCCATTTCATTGTGGGTACTGTGAGAAGTCCTTTAGCGTGAAGGACTATCTCACGaaacacatacgcacacacaccggCGAAAAGCCGTACACCTGTCCGTATTGTGATAAACGATTCACGCAACGCAGCGCACTCACCGTGCACACGACGAAGCTGCATCCGCTCTAG
- the LOC117564673 gene encoding chorion transcription factor Cf2 isoform X4, which yields MLKSSLNTQELRLPRPEEHQQHQHQHLQQQEQPTHQVAAVIAHNTTSNNSTAATERTTAAAPATATGTGTAAAASSLNMDTLKTAFLPNLSMDQNVISHYCPMCHQQFERAQHAADHMQLCHGISLQTHETITTLEQQQQQHQQQQQQQLKSLSYPCANCDDKFGSALEVDEHHRLTHQATAFLARCMVCSIYGVNSITQNPNEYKCTHCGAVCTAAMLAAGQQTFMEHQEAPVTPDDLPAIAPRDMRLTPEEQQHQQQQQLQQEQQLQQQQQQQQEQHHHQQLEQQQQQEQQQRQRELQEQQHQDDLSNPGTQKVPPLTVKLLKNGNGATVTHPQVIIKEEPLSLSDSGDVVNAVPVYAIQANPVGQQQPGAAAGATSSVLVSTQTVPADLAHKIRHKCPDCPKTFKTPGTLAMHRKIHTGEADATPKERPYTCSYCGKSFTQSNTLKQHTRIHTGEKPFHCGYCEKSFSVKDYLTKHIRTHTGEKPYTCPYCDKRFTQRSALTVHTTKLHPL from the exons ATGTTAAAGTCTAGCCTCAATACACAGGAACTGCGTCTGCCACGTCCCGAGgaacaccaacaacaccaacaccaacacctacagcagcaggagcaaccGACGCATCAAGTGGCCGCTGTGAtagcacacaacacaacaagtAACAATTCAACAGCTGCAACTgaaagaacaacagcagcagcacccgcaacagcaactggaacaggaacagctgcagcagccagcagcctcAACATGGATACGCTTAAGACAGCTTTTCTGCCTAATCTCAGCATGGATCAGAACGTGATCAGTCATTACTGCCCCATGTGCCATCAGCAGTTCGAGAGAGCCCAACATGCCGCTGATCATATGCAGCTCTGTCACGGCATCTCGTTGCAAACGCACGAAACAATCACAACactggagcaacagcagcaacagcatcaacagcagcagcagcaacaattgaaGTCACTTAGCTATCCGTGTGCCAACTGTGATGACAAGTTTGGGAGCGCACTGGAGGTGGATGAACACCATCGATTGACGCACCAGGCAACGGCATTTTTGGCCCGTTGTATGGTCTGTAGCATTTATGGCGTCAATTCGATAACGCAGAATCCCAACGAATACAAATGCACGCATTGCGGCGCTGTTTGTACGGCAGCGATGTTGGCTGCTGGCCAGCAAACGTTTATGGAGCACCAGGAGGCGCCGGTGACACCAGATGATCTGCCAGCCATAGCGCCGCGTGATATGAGACTGACGCCCGAAgagcagcaacaccagcagcagcaacagttgcagcaggagcaacagttgcagcagcagcaacaacagcaacaggaacaacacCATCACCAGCaactcgagcagcagcagcaacaggagcaacaacaacgacaaaggGAActgcaagagcagcagcatcaagaCGATCTAAGTAATCCGGGCACGCAAAAAGTGCCGCCACTGACGGTGAAGCTGCTAAAGAATGGCAATGGTGCGACAGTAACACATCCACAG GTGATCATCAAGGAGGAGCCGCTCAGTTTGAGCGATAGTGGCGATGTGGTCAATGCGGTGCCTGTCTATGCCATCCAAGCGAATCCAGtgggacaacaacagccaggCGCAGCAGCGGGTGCGACGAGCAGTGTGCTGGTTAGCACACAGACGGTGCCAGCGGATTTGGCGCACAAGATACGACACAAATGCCCCGATTGCCCCAAAACGTTCAAGACACCCGGCACGCTGGCCATGCACCGCAAGATTCACACGGGCGAAGCAGa CGCCACGCCCAAAGAACGCCCCTACACGTGCTCCTACTGCGGCAAGTCCTTCACTCAATCGAATACACTAAAACAGCACACTCGCATTCATACAG GTGAAAAGCCATTTCATTGTGGGTACTGTGAGAAGTCCTTTAGCGTGAAGGACTATCTCACGaaacacatacgcacacacaccggCGAAAAGCCGTACACCTGTCCGTATTGTGATAAACGATTCACGCAACGCAGCGCACTCACCGTGCACACGACGAAGCTGCATCCGCTCTAG
- the LOC117564673 gene encoding chorion transcription factor Cf2 isoform X1 — translation MLKSSLNTQELRLPRPEEHQQHQHQHLQQQEQPTHQVAAVIAHNTTSNNSTAATERTTAAAPATATGTGTAAAASSLNMDTLKTAFLPNLSMDQNVISHYCPMCHQQFERAQHAADHMQLCHGISLQTHETITTLEQQQQQHQQQQQQQLKSLSYPCANCDDKFGSALEVDEHHRLTHQATAFLARCMVCSIYGVNSITQNPNEYKCTHCGAVCTAAMLAAGQQTFMEHQEAPVTPDDLPAIAPRDMRLTPEEQQHQQQQQLQQEQQLQQQQQQQQEQHHHQQLEQQQQQEQQQRQRELQEQQHQDDLSNPGTQKVPPLTVKLLKNGNGATVTHPQFPLTQVIIKEEPLSLSDSGDVVNAVPVYAIQANPVGQQQPGAAAGATSSVLVSTQTVPADLAHKIRHKCPDCPKTFKTPGTLAMHRKIHTGEADATPKERPYTCSYCGKSFTQSNTLKQHTRIHTGEKPFRCGYCGRAFTVKDYLNKHLTTHTGEKPFHCGYCEKSFSVKDYLTKHIRTHTGEKPYTCPYCDKRFTQRSALTVHTTKLHPL, via the exons ATGTTAAAGTCTAGCCTCAATACACAGGAACTGCGTCTGCCACGTCCCGAGgaacaccaacaacaccaacaccaacacctacagcagcaggagcaaccGACGCATCAAGTGGCCGCTGTGAtagcacacaacacaacaagtAACAATTCAACAGCTGCAACTgaaagaacaacagcagcagcacccgcaacagcaactggaacaggaacagctgcagcagccagcagcctcAACATGGATACGCTTAAGACAGCTTTTCTGCCTAATCTCAGCATGGATCAGAACGTGATCAGTCATTACTGCCCCATGTGCCATCAGCAGTTCGAGAGAGCCCAACATGCCGCTGATCATATGCAGCTCTGTCACGGCATCTCGTTGCAAACGCACGAAACAATCACAACactggagcaacagcagcaacagcatcaacagcagcagcagcaacaattgaaGTCACTTAGCTATCCGTGTGCCAACTGTGATGACAAGTTTGGGAGCGCACTGGAGGTGGATGAACACCATCGATTGACGCACCAGGCAACGGCATTTTTGGCCCGTTGTATGGTCTGTAGCATTTATGGCGTCAATTCGATAACGCAGAATCCCAACGAATACAAATGCACGCATTGCGGCGCTGTTTGTACGGCAGCGATGTTGGCTGCTGGCCAGCAAACGTTTATGGAGCACCAGGAGGCGCCGGTGACACCAGATGATCTGCCAGCCATAGCGCCGCGTGATATGAGACTGACGCCCGAAgagcagcaacaccagcagcagcaacagttgcagcaggagcaacagttgcagcagcagcaacaacagcaacaggaacaacacCATCACCAGCaactcgagcagcagcagcaacaggagcaacaacaacgacaaaggGAActgcaagagcagcagcatcaagaCGATCTAAGTAATCCGGGCACGCAAAAAGTGCCGCCACTGACGGTGAAGCTGCTAAAGAATGGCAATGGTGCGACAGTAACACATCCACAG tTTCCCCTCACGCAGGTGATCATCAAGGAGGAGCCGCTCAGTTTGAGCGATAGTGGCGATGTGGTCAATGCGGTGCCTGTCTATGCCATCCAAGCGAATCCAGtgggacaacaacagccaggCGCAGCAGCGGGTGCGACGAGCAGTGTGCTGGTTAGCACACAGACGGTGCCAGCGGATTTGGCGCACAAGATACGACACAAATGCCCCGATTGCCCCAAAACGTTCAAGACACCCGGCACGCTGGCCATGCACCGCAAGATTCACACGGGCGAAGCAGa CGCCACGCCCAAAGAACGCCCCTACACGTGCTCCTACTGCGGCAAGTCCTTCACTCAATCGAATACACTAAAACAGCACACTCGCATTCATACAGGTGAGAAACCATTTAGATGTGGCTATTGTGGCAGGGCGTTCACTGTTAAGGATTACCTGAACAAACATTTAACGACTCACACGG GTGAAAAGCCATTTCATTGTGGGTACTGTGAGAAGTCCTTTAGCGTGAAGGACTATCTCACGaaacacatacgcacacacaccggCGAAAAGCCGTACACCTGTCCGTATTGTGATAAACGATTCACGCAACGCAGCGCACTCACCGTGCACACGACGAAGCTGCATCCGCTCTAG
- the LOC117564801 gene encoding serine/threonine-protein kinase RIO3, with amino-acid sequence MSSPWSKVANEPVQTASLADIMSEQYAHQLHDKELQQQQKKQTQKQPQQSPTPASYSDVAGTSHNATATAATDADEWEDYSMLLSGGMNKETLPPEVLKLLEDEEESDAVIAQMLQSQFDHEYNEELRRIERQQNKQSKVTVTLNKFLRSGDAEFLHDTEADEDDEEDELYRQKRDWDRFETNEKMLDAIPKCGFKVDKEGEMITKHDPQLCGVRNAQRVMSFPPEFPTGDGACFDMKLSNKVFNQLKAYSRRGRADRKEKVATAEMGVDAATRLLLYKLINNQILEQINGIISTGKEAVILHANSDASYTGTNEHGHGNGVLMPPELLPKECAIKIFKTTLNEFKQRDRYIKDDYRFKDRFSKQNHRVIINMWAEKEMHNLMRMQSIGLNVPDVVVLKKHVLVMRFIGDNHNAAPKLKDARLTVAELSCAYEEIVAAMHKLYNEAKLVHADLSEYNILWYEDKCWFIDVAQSVEPEHPSALEFLMRDCGNIVNFFEKRGLSNIYTKEQLFESITALNAEKHNTAMLERIHTKGASINQATVPNQQECPDELKPLDYPFELAWEKSQQEREAAAALQELKLEAEAEKLEDNDNDKKLQDNDNNTAKQEQQ; translated from the exons ATGTCGTCGCCATGGTCCAAAGTGGCCAATGAGCCCGTGCAGACAGCAAGTCTGGCCGATATTATGTCCGAGCAATACGCACATCAACTGCATGACAAAGAActccaacaacagcaaaagaaacaaacccaaaagcagccacagcaatctCCAACTCCAGCGAGTTACTCCGATGTGGCAGGCACATCTCACAATGCAACAGCTACGGCTGCCACCGATGCTGATGAATGGGAGGATTATTCCATGCTACTCTCTGGTGGCATGAACAAAGAGACGCTGCCTCCCGAGGTGTTGAAGCTTCTGGAGGATGAAGAAGAGTCGGATGCAGTCATAGCGCAGATGCTGCAGTCTCAGTTCGATCACGAGTACAACGAGGAGCTGCGTCGCATTGAGCGCCAGCAAAATAAACAGTCCAAAGTCACTGTGACCCTCAACAAATTTCTGCGCAGCGGCGATGCGGAATTTCTGCACGACACAGAGGCGGACGAGGACGACGAAGAGGATGAGTTGTATCGTCAAAAGCGGGACTGGGATCGCTTTGAGACAAATGAAAAGATGTTGGACGCCATACCCAAGTGTGGCTTCAAAGTAGACAAAGAGGGCGAAATGATAACCAAGCATGATCCACAGCTATGCGGTGTGCGTAATGCCCAGAGAGTGATGTCGTTTCCACCTGAGTTTCCCACCGGCGATGGCGCCTGCTTCGACATGAAGCTGTCCAATAAA GTCTTCAATCAGCTGAAGGCGTATTCGCGACGTGGACGCGCCGATCGTAAGGAGAAAGTGGCCACCGCCGAGATGGGCGTCGATGCTGCCACACGTCTGCTGCTCTATAAGTTGATCAACAATCAGATACTCGAACAGATCAATGGTATAATCTCCACCGGCAAAGAGGCGGTCATCCTGCATGCCAATTCAGATGCCAGCTACACAGGCACCAATGAGCATGGACATGGCAATGGTGTGTTGATGCCACCCGAGCTGTTGCCCAAGGAGTGCGCCATCAAGATATTCAAGACAACACTGAATGAGTTCAAGCAGCGGGATCGTTACATTAAGGATGACTACAGGTTTAAGGATCGTTTCAGCAAGCAGAATCATCGTGTCATCATCAACATGTGGGCCGAGAAGGAAATGCACAATTTGATGCGCATGCAAAGCATTGGACTCAATGTGCCCGATGTTGTCGTCCTGAAGAAGCATGTGCTTGTCATGCGCTTCATAGGTGACAATCACAATGCGGCGCCCAAGCTTAAGGATGCTCGTCTCACGGTCGCCGAGCTCAGCTGTGCATACGAGGAGATTGTGGCAGCCATGCACAAGTTGTACAATGAGGCCAAGTTGGTGCATGCCGATCTCAGTGAATACAACATATTGTGGTACGAGGACAAATGCTGGTTTATCGATGTCGCTCAAAGTGTGGAGCCCGAACATCCCAGCGCTTTAGAGTTCCTAATGCGTGACTGCGGCAACATTGTCAACTTCTTTGAGAAGCGTGGACTCTCCAACATCTACACGAAGGAGCAGCTCTTTGAGTCGATTACCGCGCTCAATGCGGAAAAGCATAATACAGCGATGTTGGAGCGCATTCACACAAAAGGCGCGTCCATCAATCAGGCAACTGTTCCCAATCAACAGGAGTGTCCCGATGAACTGAAGCCTCTGGACTATCCCTTCGAATTGGCCTGGGAGAAGTCACAGCAGGAGCGCGAAGCTGCCGCAGCTCTGCAAGAATTGAAGCtggaagctgaagctgagaaGTTGGAGGATAACGATAATGATAAGAAATTgcaggacaacgacaacaacactgCCAAGCAAGAACAACAGTGA
- the LOC117564673 gene encoding chorion transcription factor Cf2 isoform X5, with protein MDTLKTAFLPNLSMDQNVISHYCPMCHQQFERAQHAADHMQLCHGISLQTHETITTLEQQQQQHQQQQQQQLKSLSYPCANCDDKFGSALEVDEHHRLTHQATAFLARCMVCSIYGVNSITQNPNEYKCTHCGAVCTAAMLAAGQQTFMEHQEAPVTPDDLPAIAPRDMRLTPEEQQHQQQQQLQQEQQLQQQQQQQQEQHHHQQLEQQQQQEQQQRQRELQEQQHQDDLSNPGTQKVPPLTVKLLKNGNGATVTHPQFPLTQVIIKEEPLSLSDSGDVVNAVPVYAIQANPVGQQQPGAAAGATSSVLVSTQTVPADLAHKIRHKCPDCPKTFKTPGTLAMHRKIHTGEADATPKERPYTCSYCGKSFTQSNTLKQHTRIHTGEKPFRCGYCGRAFTVKDYLNKHLTTHTGEKPFHCGYCEKSFSVKDYLTKHIRTHTGEKPYTCPYCDKRFTQRSALTVHTTKLHPL; from the exons ATGGATACGCTTAAGACAGCTTTTCTGCCTAATCTCAGCATGGATCAGAACGTGATCAGTCATTACTGCCCCATGTGCCATCAGCAGTTCGAGAGAGCCCAACATGCCGCTGATCATATGCAGCTCTGTCACGGCATCTCGTTGCAAACGCACGAAACAATCACAACactggagcaacagcagcaacagcatcaacagcagcagcagcaacaattgaaGTCACTTAGCTATCCGTGTGCCAACTGTGATGACAAGTTTGGGAGCGCACTGGAGGTGGATGAACACCATCGATTGACGCACCAGGCAACGGCATTTTTGGCCCGTTGTATGGTCTGTAGCATTTATGGCGTCAATTCGATAACGCAGAATCCCAACGAATACAAATGCACGCATTGCGGCGCTGTTTGTACGGCAGCGATGTTGGCTGCTGGCCAGCAAACGTTTATGGAGCACCAGGAGGCGCCGGTGACACCAGATGATCTGCCAGCCATAGCGCCGCGTGATATGAGACTGACGCCCGAAgagcagcaacaccagcagcagcaacagttgcagcaggagcaacagttgcagcagcagcaacaacagcaacaggaacaacacCATCACCAGCaactcgagcagcagcagcaacaggagcaacaacaacgacaaaggGAActgcaagagcagcagcatcaagaCGATCTAAGTAATCCGGGCACGCAAAAAGTGCCGCCACTGACGGTGAAGCTGCTAAAGAATGGCAATGGTGCGACAGTAACACATCCACAG tTTCCCCTCACGCAGGTGATCATCAAGGAGGAGCCGCTCAGTTTGAGCGATAGTGGCGATGTGGTCAATGCGGTGCCTGTCTATGCCATCCAAGCGAATCCAGtgggacaacaacagccaggCGCAGCAGCGGGTGCGACGAGCAGTGTGCTGGTTAGCACACAGACGGTGCCAGCGGATTTGGCGCACAAGATACGACACAAATGCCCCGATTGCCCCAAAACGTTCAAGACACCCGGCACGCTGGCCATGCACCGCAAGATTCACACGGGCGAAGCAGa CGCCACGCCCAAAGAACGCCCCTACACGTGCTCCTACTGCGGCAAGTCCTTCACTCAATCGAATACACTAAAACAGCACACTCGCATTCATACAGGTGAGAAACCATTTAGATGTGGCTATTGTGGCAGGGCGTTCACTGTTAAGGATTACCTGAACAAACATTTAACGACTCACACGG GTGAAAAGCCATTTCATTGTGGGTACTGTGAGAAGTCCTTTAGCGTGAAGGACTATCTCACGaaacacatacgcacacacaccggCGAAAAGCCGTACACCTGTCCGTATTGTGATAAACGATTCACGCAACGCAGCGCACTCACCGTGCACACGACGAAGCTGCATCCGCTCTAG
- the LOC117563880 gene encoding uncharacterized protein LOC117563880: MPYLYGIADTKFLVKKSSKVETANVNKTFLPPVKFRRNHVIPERIKFNPHEWPIQFRISAATLVELCVNVVDKLPISSVYEWDDMDVRRWICRYGYPQYMNTFRVNMISGRKLLLLDADALQAMNIKDFDHIRHITYGIRMLFHFELTKFSHSISLPDEKPNELYLLWHTQTGVGYDKVRRSDLYRRMKLIRERALNLDHWDMLEMWLRRERERKYTELIALVKRVNLFGCPKDETITQHVIPESLSERLCDLCIPPCDCNWTAKDTLLPWRLSCLRKGLPPSHSRWAANERKCKACIPPCECSWPSRYYLTGTVIKCLQHNFPEKFSPIFDERITTVVRPSLIERWTRFSF; the protein is encoded by the exons ATGCCGTATCTTTATGGCATAGCGGACACCAAGTTTCTGGTCAAGAAGAGCAGCAAGGTCGAGACTGCAAATGTTAACAAAACTTTTCTGCCACCCGTCAAGTTCCGACGCAATCATGTCATACCCGAACGCATCAAGTTCAATCCACATGAGTGGCCCATTCAGTTTCGGATCAGTGCAGCGACTCTCGTCGAGCTCTGCGTCAATGTTGTGGACAAACTGCCAATATCATCGGTCTATGAATGGGATGACATGGACGTAAGACGTTGGATCTGCCGCTATGGCTATCCGCAGTACATG AACACCTTCCGGGTCAACATGATCAGCGGCAGaaaactgttgctgctggacgCCGATGCCTTGCAAGCGATGAATATCAAGGATTTCGATCACATTCGCCACATCACTTACGGCATTCGCATGCTCTTCCACTTTGAGTTGACCAAGTTCTCGCACAGCATTTCGCTGCCCGACGAGAAGCCCAACGAGCTCTATTTGCTGTGGCACACACAAACGGGTGTGGGTTACGATAAAGTGCGCCGATCGGATTTGTATAGACGCATGAAGCTAATACGTGAGCGTGCCCTCAATCTCGATCACTGGGACATGCTTGAAATGTGGCTGCGACGTGAACGTGAACGCAAATACACTGAATTGATTGCCCTGGTGAAGCGTGTCAATCTGTTCGGGTGCCCCAAGGATGAGACGATCACGCAGCATGTGATACCCGAGAGTCTGTCGGAGCGTTTGTGTGATCTCTGCATTCCACcctgcgactgcaactggaCAGCGAAGGACACCTTGCTGCCTTGGCGTTTGAGTTGCCTGCGTAAGGGATTGCCGCCCTCGCACAGTCGTTGGGCGGCCAACGAGCGGAAGTGCAAGGCCTGTATACCGCCCTGCGAATGCAGTTGGCCATCGCGTTATTATCTCACCGGTACAGTCATCAAGTGTCTGCAGCACAACTTCCCCGAGAAGTTTTCGCCCATCTTCGATGAGCGCATCACGACGGTGGTGCGTCCCAGCTTGATAGAACGTTGGACTCGTTTCTCATTTTAG
- the LOC117564673 gene encoding chorion transcription factor Cf2 isoform X2, producing the protein MLKSSLNTQELRLPRPEEHQQHQHQHLQQQEQPTHQVAAVIAHNTTSNNSTAATERTTAAAPATATGTGTAAAASSLNMDTLKTAFLPNLSMDQNVISHYCPMCHQQFERAQHAADHMQLCHGISLQTHETITTLEQQQQQHQQQQQQQLKSLSYPCANCDDKFGSALEVDEHHRLTHQATAFLARCMVCSIYGVNSITQNPNEYKCTHCGAVCTAAMLAAGQQTFMEHQEAPVTPDDLPAIAPRDMRLTPEEQQHQQQQQLQQEQQLQQQQQQQQEQHHHQQLEQQQQQEQQQRQRELQEQQHQDDLSNPGTQKVPPLTVKLLKNGNGATVTHPQVIIKEEPLSLSDSGDVVNAVPVYAIQANPVGQQQPGAAAGATSSVLVSTQTVPADLAHKIRHKCPDCPKTFKTPGTLAMHRKIHTGEADATPKERPYTCSYCGKSFTQSNTLKQHTRIHTGEKPFRCGYCGRAFTVKDYLNKHLTTHTGEKPFHCGYCEKSFSVKDYLTKHIRTHTGEKPYTCPYCDKRFTQRSALTVHTTKLHPL; encoded by the exons ATGTTAAAGTCTAGCCTCAATACACAGGAACTGCGTCTGCCACGTCCCGAGgaacaccaacaacaccaacaccaacacctacagcagcaggagcaaccGACGCATCAAGTGGCCGCTGTGAtagcacacaacacaacaagtAACAATTCAACAGCTGCAACTgaaagaacaacagcagcagcacccgcaacagcaactggaacaggaacagctgcagcagccagcagcctcAACATGGATACGCTTAAGACAGCTTTTCTGCCTAATCTCAGCATGGATCAGAACGTGATCAGTCATTACTGCCCCATGTGCCATCAGCAGTTCGAGAGAGCCCAACATGCCGCTGATCATATGCAGCTCTGTCACGGCATCTCGTTGCAAACGCACGAAACAATCACAACactggagcaacagcagcaacagcatcaacagcagcagcagcaacaattgaaGTCACTTAGCTATCCGTGTGCCAACTGTGATGACAAGTTTGGGAGCGCACTGGAGGTGGATGAACACCATCGATTGACGCACCAGGCAACGGCATTTTTGGCCCGTTGTATGGTCTGTAGCATTTATGGCGTCAATTCGATAACGCAGAATCCCAACGAATACAAATGCACGCATTGCGGCGCTGTTTGTACGGCAGCGATGTTGGCTGCTGGCCAGCAAACGTTTATGGAGCACCAGGAGGCGCCGGTGACACCAGATGATCTGCCAGCCATAGCGCCGCGTGATATGAGACTGACGCCCGAAgagcagcaacaccagcagcagcaacagttgcagcaggagcaacagttgcagcagcagcaacaacagcaacaggaacaacacCATCACCAGCaactcgagcagcagcagcaacaggagcaacaacaacgacaaaggGAActgcaagagcagcagcatcaagaCGATCTAAGTAATCCGGGCACGCAAAAAGTGCCGCCACTGACGGTGAAGCTGCTAAAGAATGGCAATGGTGCGACAGTAACACATCCACAG GTGATCATCAAGGAGGAGCCGCTCAGTTTGAGCGATAGTGGCGATGTGGTCAATGCGGTGCCTGTCTATGCCATCCAAGCGAATCCAGtgggacaacaacagccaggCGCAGCAGCGGGTGCGACGAGCAGTGTGCTGGTTAGCACACAGACGGTGCCAGCGGATTTGGCGCACAAGATACGACACAAATGCCCCGATTGCCCCAAAACGTTCAAGACACCCGGCACGCTGGCCATGCACCGCAAGATTCACACGGGCGAAGCAGa CGCCACGCCCAAAGAACGCCCCTACACGTGCTCCTACTGCGGCAAGTCCTTCACTCAATCGAATACACTAAAACAGCACACTCGCATTCATACAGGTGAGAAACCATTTAGATGTGGCTATTGTGGCAGGGCGTTCACTGTTAAGGATTACCTGAACAAACATTTAACGACTCACACGG GTGAAAAGCCATTTCATTGTGGGTACTGTGAGAAGTCCTTTAGCGTGAAGGACTATCTCACGaaacacatacgcacacacaccggCGAAAAGCCGTACACCTGTCCGTATTGTGATAAACGATTCACGCAACGCAGCGCACTCACCGTGCACACGACGAAGCTGCATCCGCTCTAG